Part of the Streptomyces sp. f51 genome is shown below.
CGGAAGTCGCCGCTCGCCGCGTGCCGTCCGGCGACGATCACCTCGATGTGGGCGGCCAACTGCTCCACCTCTTCGAGGATGTGGGACGAGAACAGCACGGTGCGGCCCTCGTCGCCCATGCGGCGCAGCAGGTCCATGAGCTGCATGCGCTGGCGCGGGTCCATGCCGTTGAACGGCTCGTCGAGCAGCAGCAGCGAGGGGTCGTGGACCAGCGCGGACGCCATCTTCACGCGCTGGCGCATGCCCTTGGAGTACGTGGAGATCTTGCGGTCCTGCGCGTACTCCATCTCGACGGTGGCCAGCGCGCGGTCCGCGGCCTTCGGGCCGAGTCCGTGCAACTCGGCGTTGGCGAGGACGAATTCGCGTCCGGTGAGGAAGTCGTACATCGCCTCGCGCTCGGGGACGATGCCGATGTGCCGGTAGATGTCCTCGTTGCGCCAGGTCGGCTTGCCGTCGAGGGTGACGGTGCCGGTGGAGGGGGCGAGGAAGCCGCCCATCATGTTGATGAGCGTGGACTTTCCGGCGCCGTTCGGGCCGAGGAGTCCGGTGACTCCGGGACCGATCGTCATCGTGATGTCGTTGACCGCCACCACGTTGCCGAACCAGCGTGAGACGTGGTCGATGGTGAGCGTGGTCACAGCCCGGCCTTTCGGTAGCGGCGCATCAGGAGGCCGTAGCAGCCCGCGATGAGACCCAGGACGACGACCAGGTAGACGACACCCTGCGCGGACGAGGGGCCCACCTGGCCGGGGAAGGCGGAGGAGGCGCCCAGGAAGGCCGTCTGGACTCCGTCGATGAGGGTGATCGGCGAGAAGAGGCCGAGCCAGGGGACGGCTCCGCTGCTGGAGCGCTCGAAGGCGATGGCCTGGACGGTGGAGACCGCTCCGTAGGAGATGGTCAGGGCGGCGATGACGGCCGCGATGCCGAAGCCGCGGCGCGGGGTGATCGCCGAGATGACCAGGGCGATTCCGGCGAAGAGCAGCGACAGCAGGGCCACGGAGGCCAGTCCCTGTCCGAAGCCCTTGGACTGGTCCGCGAAGTCGAGCTTGGCCAGCAGCGCGCCCACGTAGAGGACGATCAGCGGGGCGGCCGTCAGGACGAACAGCGCCGAGGCCAGGGCCGCGTACTTGGCGCGCACGTAGTCGGCGGTCTCGATGGGGCGCGAGAAGTACAGCGGGATGGTCTTGAAGCGCAGGTCCCGGGAGACCGCCTGGGGGCCCTGGGAGGCGACGTACAGGCCGATGACCGCCTGCATGATCACCGCGTAG
Proteins encoded:
- a CDS encoding ABC transporter ATP-binding protein, translated to MTTLTIDHVSRWFGNVVAVNDITMTIGPGVTGLLGPNGAGKSTLINMMGGFLAPSTGTVTLDGKPTWRNEDIYRHIGIVPEREAMYDFLTGREFVLANAELHGLGPKAADRALATVEMEYAQDRKISTYSKGMRQRVKMASALVHDPSLLLLDEPFNGMDPRQRMQLMDLLRRMGDEGRTVLFSSHILEEVEQLAAHIEVIVAGRHAASGDFRRIRRLMTDRPHRYLVRSSDDRALAAALIADPSTSGIEVDLAEGALRIQAVDFGRFTALLPRVARDHGIRLLTVSPSDESLESVFSYLVAA
- a CDS encoding ABC transporter permease; translation: MAVEHPLTQPGEQTRIHNIGYRNYDGPRLGRAYARRSLYSQSLRGAYGLGRSVKSKVLPMLLFVVMCVPALIMVAVAVATKAKDLPVDYTRYAVIMQAVIGLYVASQGPQAVSRDLRFKTIPLYFSRPIETADYVRAKYAALASALFVLTAAPLIVLYVGALLAKLDFADQSKGFGQGLASVALLSLLFAGIALVISAITPRRGFGIAAVIAALTISYGAVSTVQAIAFERSSSGAVPWLGLFSPITLIDGVQTAFLGASSAFPGQVGPSSAQGVVYLVVVLGLIAGCYGLLMRRYRKAGL